The following coding sequences lie in one Melopsittacus undulatus isolate bMelUnd1 chromosome 9, bMelUnd1.mat.Z, whole genome shotgun sequence genomic window:
- the LOC101877404 gene encoding secreted frizzled-related protein 5-like, whose translation MVTAHYRHPLRLSDPWLLGILVYLLLWGSPGAWASYLRRSSSCTPIPPHMALCYNIGYSEMRIPNLLEHETMPEVIQQSSSWLPLLARECHPDARIFLCSLFAPICLDRLIYPCRSLCEAVKRSCAPVMACYGYPWPEILNCNKFPADHELCIAAVSMDENSTSRTVPRASCKDCELEEARTAREILENLCANDFAVKIRIMRKNATTTISDFDLDTSRVEVLKHGPLLRTEVPGRLQQWLDIDATCVHNIMRGTHTGVFVVSGEVQSDKVVVNKAYAWQKKNRNLHQAVRRWKHHRCPDQAGRKV comes from the exons ATGGTCACAGCTCACTACAGGCATCCCTTGAGGCTGAGTGACCCATGGCTGCTGGGCATCCTGGTGTACTTGCTGCTCTGGGGGTCTCCAGGGGCCTGGGCAAGCTACCTGAGGAGATCCTCCAGCTGCAcacccatcccaccccacatGGCGTTGTGCTACAACATCGGCTACTCCGAGATGAGGATTCCCAACCTGCTGGAGCATGAGACCATGCCAGAAGTGATCCAGCAGTCCTCCAGCTGGCTGCCCTTGCTGGCCAGGGAGTGCCACCCAGACGCTAGGatcttcctctgctccctcttTGCACCAATCTGTTTGGACAG GCTCATCTACCCCTGCCGCAGCCTGTGCGAAGCTGTCAAGAGAAGCTGCGCTCCTGTCATGGCTTGTTACGGGTACCCCTGGCCCGAAATCCTCAACTGCAACAAGTTCCCTGCTGATCACGAGCTGTGCATCGCAGCAGTGTCCATGGATGAAAACTCCACCAGCAGAA CAGTACCCCGAGCCAGCTGCAAGGACTGTGAGCTTGAGGAAGCCCGCACTGCCAGGGAGATCCTGGAAAACCTCTGTGCCAATGATTTTG CAGTGAAAATACGAATCATGAGGAAGAACGCCACCACTACCATCTCAGACTTCGACCTGGACACCTCCAGGGTGGAGGTCCTGAAACATGGTCCCCTCCTCAGAACTGAAGTCCCTGGCAGGCTCCAGCAGTGGCTGGACATAGATGCGACCTGCGTCCACAACATCATGAGAGGCACACACACAGGGGTCTTCGTTGTAAGCGGTGAAGTGCAGAGTGACAAAGTGGTGGTGAACAAGGCCTACGCCTGGCAGAAGAAGAACAGGAACCTGCACCAGGCAGTGCGGAGGTGGAAACATCACCGCTGCCCTGATCAGGCTGGCCGGAAGGTCTGA
- the ARIH2 gene encoding E3 ubiquitin-protein ligase ARIH2: MSVDMNSQGSDSNEEDYDPNCEEEEEDEDPGDIEDYYDGVANDVEQQGADAFDPEEYQFTCLTYKESESTLNEHMASLAATLKVSHAVAKLVLVSFHWQISEILERHKSNAAQLLVEARVQPTSSKHAMVHSSHHCAVCMQFVRKENLLSLACQHQFCRSCWEQHCTVLVKDGVGVGVSCMAQDCLLRTPEDFVFPLLPSEELKDKYRRYLFRDYVESHYQLQLCPGADCPMVIQVQEPKARRVQCNRCNEVFCFKCRQMYHAPTDCATIRKWLTKCADDSETANYISAHTKDCPKCNICIEKNGGCNHMQCSKCKHDFCWMCLGDWKTHGSEYYECSRYKENPDIVNQSQQAQAREALKKYLFYFERWENHNKSLQLEAQTYQRIQEKIQERVMNNLGTWIDWQYLQNAAKLLAKCRYTLQYTYPYAYYMESGPRKKLFEYQQAQLEAEIENLSWKVERADSYDRGDLENQMHIAEQRRRTLLKDFHDT; encoded by the exons ATGTCCGTGGACATGAACAGCCAGGGCTCTGACAGCAATGAAGAGGATTATGACCCTAATTgcgaggaggaggaagaggatgaggatCCTGGGGATATTGAGGATTATTATGATGGGGTAGCTAACGACgtggagcagcagggagcagatgCCTTTGATCCAGAGGAGTATCAGTTCACCTGCCTGACTTACAAGGAGTCGGAGAGCACTCTGAATGAACATATGGCCAGCTTGGCTGCTACATTAAAG GTATCACATGCCGTTGCAAAGCTAGTATTAGTTAGTTTCCACTGGCAAATCTCAGAGATTTTGGAAAG ACACAAGTCTAATGCTGCCCAATTGCTAGTAGAAGCACGAGTTCAGCCCACCTCATCCAAACAT GCAATGGTACATTCCTCCCATCACTGCGCTGTGTGCATGCAGTTTGTCCGGAAGGAGAACTTGCTCTCTCTGGCTTGTCAGCACCAGTTCTGTCGCAGCTGTTGGGAGCAGCATTGTACAGTGCTCGTCAAGGATGGTGTTGGAGTCG GGGTCTCCTGCATGGCTCAGGACTGCCTGCTTCGAACACCAGAAGACTTTGTGTTTCCATTGCTGCCTAGTGAAGAACTGAAAGACAAATACAGGCGCTACCTCTTCAGGGATTATGTGGAG AGCCATTatcagctgcagctgtgtcctGGTGCAGATTGCCCTATGGTTATACAGGTACAAGAGCCAAAAGCCCGGCGAGTGCAGTGCAATCGTTGCAATGAGGTCTTCTG CTTTAAGTGTCGGCAGATGTACCATGCACCCACAGACTGTGCTACCATTCGGAAATGGCTCACCAAGTGTGCAGATGACTCCGAAACAGCCAACTACATCAGTGCTCACACTAAAGAT TGTCCCAAGTGCAATATCTGTATTGAAAAGAATGGAGGCTGCAATCACATG CAATGCTCCAAGTGCAAGCATG aCTTCTGCTGGATGTGTCTGGGAGACTGGAAGACTCACGGCAGCGAGTACTACGAATGCAGTCGGTACAAAGAGAATCCTGATATTGTAAACCAGAGTCAGCAAGCACAGGCCAGGGAGGCCCTTAAGAAGTACTTGTTCTATTTTGAGAGG TGGGAGAATCACAACAAAAGCCTGCAGCTGGAGGCACAGACATACCAACGAATCCAGGAGAAAATTCAAGAAAGAGTTATGAACAACTTGGGAACATGGATAGACTGGCAATACCtacaaaatgctgcaaaactACTTGCAAAG TGTCGTTACACCCTGCAGTACACATACCCGTATGCCTACTACATGGAGTCTGGTCCCAGAAAGAAACTG ttTGAATACCAGCAGGCCCAGCTGGAAGCTGAAATTGAAAATCTCTCATGGAAGGTGGAACGAGCAGACAGCTATGACAGAGGG GACTTAGAGAATCAGATGCACATAGCAGAGCAGAGACGGAGGACCCTGCTGAAAGACTTCCATGACACATAA